The following are encoded together in the Lathyrus oleraceus cultivar Zhongwan6 chromosome 3, CAAS_Psat_ZW6_1.0, whole genome shotgun sequence genome:
- the LOC127128920 gene encoding uncharacterized protein LOC127128920, translating to MENAFSSAKISVWWDIENCPVPKNLNPNSIAQNIASALITSNFHGPTTISCYGDTTRIPSHIQHAISSTGISLNHVPSAKDAKEKKILVDMLLWAIDNPAPANYLLISGDGDFSNALHQLRMRRYNILLAHPFCTSVSLVNAAEIVWHWPILIAGGPPNVNIASNASNQTPNYSNKLMYQPKPSIAPLQDGEKNSSTNNNQNYCFVPEKSNSKKLIYQPKPSIASLQIQSEKNSNNNNNQNDCFVPDKSNTSKLLRLAPHEFFLNNDPTIDSISTNVQNQNLGITCSNFSDSHDLRQNRLLMLPVSSGYDDVSILSTIASKPISSCLTTLPKVLNNLDCDGGSGQEFCNENLNHISNSVGGSDSVGGSDVPIVKSSPIVLDLQGLVDVILETLKTLKHEMVFPSERNITDCIRYGDPKYQTIDVRKALNYATEQERVIKRRLGALHLYVLANENLWKCVNPLGGLPSHFPEAIWVRIEKFLASSSGRSAILASRCRYEAALILKRLCLGELVLGDVLKILEIIITVKNWIIPCHCSWHPITISVMETKDGN from the exons ATGGAAAATGCATTCTCTTCGGCGAAGATATCTGTTTGGTGGGACATTGAAAACTGTCCAGTTCCTAAAAACCTCAACCCTAACTCCATCGCTCAGAACATTGCCTCCGCTCTCATCACCTCCAACTTCCACGGCCCTACCACCATCTCCTGCTACGGCGACACCACTCGCATCCCTTCTCACATTCAACACGCCATCTCTTCCACCGGCATCTCCCTCAACCATGTCCCCTCCG CTAAAGATGCTAAGGAGAAGAAGATACTAGTTGATATGCTGTTATGGGCGATAGACAATCCTGCACCGGCAAACTATTTGCTTATTTCCGGTGACGGAGACTTTTCAAATGCTCTTCATCAACTTAGAATGAGGAGGTATAACATTCTTCTTGCTCATCCTTTTTGCACGTCGGTATCGCTGGTTAACGCCGCCGAAATCGTTTGGCATTGGCCTATACTCATTGCTGGTGGTCCTCCTAATGTCAACATTGCTAGTAATGCATCAAACCAAACCCCTAATTACTCTAACAAACTCATGTATCAACCTAAACCCTCAATTGCACCTCTTCAAGATGGTGAAAAAAATAGTAGCACCAATAATAACCAGAATTACTGTTTTGTCCCTGAAAAATCAAACTCTAAGAAACTCATATATCAACCTAAACCCTCAATTGCATCTCTTCAAATTCAAAGTGAAAAAAATAGCAACAATAATAACAACCAGAATGACTGTTTTGTCCCTGATAAGTCAAATACATCAAAATTGCTTAGATTAGCCCCACATGAATTCTTTTTGAATAATGACCCCACAATAGACTCAATCAGTACTAATGTCCAAAATCAAAATCTTGGCATTACTTGTTCTAATTTTAGTGATAGTCATGATTTGCGACAAAATAGACTGTTAATGCTTCCGGTTTCCTCGGGCTATGATGATGTATCTATTTTGTCTACAATTGCTTCTAAACCAATTAGTAGTTGTTTAACTACATTGCCAAAAGTACTCAACAACCTTGATTGTGATGGTGGTAGTGGTCAGGAATTTTGTAATGAGAATTTGAACCATATTTCTAATTCGGTCGGTGGTTCTGATTCCGTTGGTGGTTCTGATGTACCAATAGTTAAGAGTTCGCCAATAGTCTTAGACTTGCAAGGACTTGTTGATGTTATTCTAGAAACATTGAAAACTCTCAAACATGAAATGGTTTTTCCTAGTGAAAGAAATATTACTGATTGCATTCGTTATGGCGATCCCAAGTATCAAACGATTGATGTTAGGAAGGCTTTGAATTATGCAACTGAGCAAGAGAGAGTGATTAAACGACGTCTTGGTGCATTGCATTTATATGTTTTAGCAAACGAGAATCTCTGGAAATGTGTGAACCCTTTAGGTGGATTGCCAAGTCATTTTCCAGAAGCAATCTGGGTTAGAATCGAGAAATTCCTTGCTTCATCCTCAGGAAGATCCGCAATTTTGGCATCTCGTTGCAG ATACGAAGCCGCTTTGATTCTAAAGAGATTGTGCCTTGGAGAACTTGTGTTGGGCGATGTTTTAAAGATTTTGGAGATTATAATCACAGTCAAGAATTGGATTATACCTTGTCATTGTAGTTGGCACCCGATTACCATTTCAGTTATGGAGACAAAAGATGGTAATTGA